A single window of Onychomys torridus chromosome 8, mOncTor1.1, whole genome shotgun sequence DNA harbors:
- the Serpinf2 gene encoding alpha-2-antiplasmin, with protein sequence MNNRNMARLWGLLVLSLSCLQSPCSMFSPVSTTDLPSQQPMSEQAQQKLPPLALLKLGNQDLGGHATLERSPGDCKSPPTAEETHRLSQAMMAFTADLFSLVAQTSTSSNLVLSPLSVALALSHLALGARNQTLQSLQRVLHVNTGSCLPHLLSHLCQNLSPGTIRLAARIYLQKGFPIKEDFLKQSEQLFGAKPVKLTGNQEEDLANINQWVKEATEGKIEDFLSELPDNTVLLLLNAIHFHGFWRTQFDPSLTQKDSFHLDEQFTVPVDMMQAQSYPLRWFLLEQPEIQVAHFPFKNNMSFVVMMPTHFEWNVSQVLANLSLDTLYHPSLREKPTKVRLPKLHLKQQLDLVATLSQLGLQELFQGPDLRGISDQSLVVSSVQHQSTMELSEAGVEAAAATSTAMNRMSISSFAVNRPFLFFIMEDALGMPLFVGSVRNPNPSAQPQPQEQQDSPDNRVFRHEKADFHGDKTFGPDLKLAPPLDDDYPQFSTPK encoded by the exons ATGAACAACAG GAACATGGCACGGCTCTGGGGGCTCCTGGTGCTCAGCTTGTCCTGTCTGCAAAGCCCCTGCTCCATG TTCTCCCCTGTGAGCACTACGGATCTCCCAAGCCAGCAG CCGATGAGTGAGCAGGCCCAGCAGAAGCTGCCTCCACTTGCCCTCCTCAAGTTGGGCAACCAG GATCTTGGTGGCCACGCTAccctggagaggtccccaggagACTGCAAGAGTCCCCCAACTGCAGAGGAGACTCACAGGCTATCTCAGGCCATGATGGCTTTTACTGCTGACCTGTTCTCCCTGGTGGCCCAAACGTCCACCAGCTCCAACCTGGTCCTGTCACCGCTGAGTGTGGCCCTGGCACTCTCTCACCTGGCACTAG GTGCTCGGAACCAAACGCTACAGAGCTTGCAACGAGTATTGCACGTGAACACCGGATCCTGCCTTcctcatctgctgagccatctctgccagAACCTAAGCCCTGGGACAATCCGACTGGCTGCCAGAATATACCTGCAGAAGG GGTTTCCCATTAAAGAGGATTTCCTGAAGCAGTCGGAACAGCTCTTTGGTGCAAAGCCTGTGAAACTGACTGGAAACCAGGAGGAAGACCTGGCGAACATCAACCAATGGGTGAAGGAGGCCACGGAGGGGAAGATTGAGGATTTCCTCTCTGAGCTGCCAGATAACACCGTGTTGCTTCTCCTCAATGCCATCCACTTTCATG GTTTCTGGAGGACCCAATTTGACCCAAGCCTCACCCAGAAAGACTCCTTCCACCTGGACGAGCAGTTCACAGTGCCCGTGGACATGATGCAGGCACAGTCATACCCTCTGCGCTGGTTCCTCCTGGAGCAACCTGAGATACAG GTGGCTCATTTCCCCTTTAAGAACAACATGAGCTTTGTGGTCATGATGCCCACTCATTTTGAATGGAATGTGTCTCAGGTACTGGCCAACCTGAGCTTGGACACTCTGTATCATCCCTCACTGCGGGAGAAGCCCACCAAGGTGCGGCTGCCTAAACTCCACCTGAAGCAGCAGCTGGACTTGGTAGCCACCCTCAGCCAGCTGG GCCTGCAGGAATTGTTCCAGGGCCCAGACCTGCGTGGGATCTCTGACCAGAGTCTGGTGGTGTCTAGCGTACAGCACCAATCTACCATGGAACTCAGTGAGGCTGGCGTGGAGGCAGCCGCAGCCACCAGCACAGCCATGAATCGAATGTCCATCTCCTCCTTTGCTGTGAACCgacccttcctcttcttcatcatgGAGGACGCCTTAGGCATGCCCCTCTTTGTGGGCAGCGTGAGGAACCCCAACCCCAGTgcacagccccagccccaggaacAGCAAGATTCCCCTGACAACCGGGTCTTCCGGCATGAAAAAGCTGACTTTCATGGAGACAAGACCTTTGGTCCTGATTTGAAACTTGCACCCCCCTTGGATGATGATTACCCCCAGTTTAGCACCCCCAAGTGA